A region of Streptomyces sp. WMMC500 DNA encodes the following proteins:
- a CDS encoding ABC transporter ATP-binding protein — translation MTDANDLPGTPVLELHGVSKAYADVHALTGAHLTVRRGELLAVVGPSGSGKSTLLHIMGTLTRPTTGAVRVDGHDVDELTDRELSALRARTIGFVFQQFHLAPGVRALDAVADGLLYSGRPLRRRRRLAERTLRRVGLGHRLAHEPHRLSGGEKQRVAIARAVAGAPALLLADEPTGALDSRSGAAVMHLLHDLHRAGTTVVVITHDREIAASLPREVRLRDGRIESDTAEEPRQARLPHDRLPPGDRSGAHGLPVTREARP, via the coding sequence GTGACCGACGCGAACGACCTCCCCGGCACCCCGGTCCTGGAGCTGCACGGCGTGTCCAAGGCGTACGCGGACGTGCACGCCCTGACCGGAGCCCACCTGACCGTGCGCCGCGGTGAACTGCTGGCCGTCGTAGGCCCGTCCGGCTCCGGCAAGTCCACCCTGCTCCACATCATGGGCACCCTCACCCGCCCCACCACCGGCGCCGTCCGCGTCGACGGCCACGACGTCGACGAGTTGACCGACCGGGAGCTGTCGGCCCTGCGGGCCCGCACCATCGGCTTCGTGTTCCAGCAGTTCCACCTGGCCCCGGGGGTACGGGCGCTGGACGCCGTAGCCGACGGGCTCCTCTACAGCGGCCGGCCGCTGCGCCGCCGGCGCCGGCTGGCCGAGCGGACGCTGCGCCGTGTCGGCCTCGGGCACCGGCTCGCCCACGAGCCGCACCGGCTCTCTGGCGGAGAGAAGCAGCGCGTCGCCATCGCCCGCGCGGTGGCCGGTGCGCCGGCGCTGCTGCTCGCCGACGAACCCACCGGAGCGCTGGACTCCCGCTCCGGGGCGGCGGTGATGCACCTGCTCCACGACCTGCACCGGGCCGGCACGACCGTCGTCGTCATCACCCACGACCGTGAGATCGCCGCCTCGCTGCCCCGCGAAGTACGGCTCAGGGACGGCCGGATCGAGAGCGACACCGCCGAGGAGCCCCGGCAGGCGCGCCTTCCACACGACCGCCTTCCCCCTGGCGACCGCTCCGGGGCCCACGGCCTCCCCGTCACCCGGGAGGCGCGGCCATGA
- a CDS encoding sensor histidine kinase produces the protein MTSVEPERPRPLLAASSRRWVRLLPWGLAFVLCVSLLPTTIRVLTVDYGLNAGVASLLAVAQAAPLLLAVTRPLLAWYVVFAADVAGALALLSAEYGERQEWPFPPMQIVGYIGLCLALGMRESRRTLVLVWLATAGANVGLLYVAPDRVNDRSVLLMILGGVTLLITGVLRERHEVQRRLTEQETISEAERGRRTLLEERARIARELHDVVAHHMSVITVQADTAEYRLAELPPEVRGEFTSIAATARESLGEMRRLLGVLRNEETHGEVAPQPDLAQIGQLVAATERAGGPVEFTPCDADVPEAVGLSAYRIVQEALANVVRHAPGAATRVSLSDGGDGLTVLVVNGPPPELRAAPLEQSGTGHGLVGMRERVRLVDGTFEAGPLPDGGFRVAAHLPLNGKDTG, from the coding sequence ATGACGTCCGTGGAGCCGGAGCGCCCGCGCCCGCTGCTCGCGGCCTCGTCGCGCCGGTGGGTGCGACTGCTGCCGTGGGGCCTGGCGTTCGTGCTGTGCGTCTCCCTCCTGCCCACCACCATCCGGGTGCTCACCGTCGACTACGGGCTGAACGCCGGCGTCGCGAGCCTGCTGGCCGTCGCGCAGGCGGCGCCGCTGCTGCTCGCCGTCACCCGGCCGCTGCTCGCCTGGTACGTGGTCTTCGCCGCGGACGTGGCCGGGGCGCTGGCCCTGCTCAGCGCCGAGTACGGCGAGCGGCAGGAGTGGCCGTTCCCGCCGATGCAGATCGTCGGGTACATCGGCCTCTGCCTCGCCCTCGGCATGCGCGAGTCCCGCCGGACGCTGGTGCTGGTGTGGCTGGCGACGGCGGGTGCGAACGTCGGGCTGCTGTACGTCGCGCCCGACCGGGTGAACGACAGAAGCGTCCTGCTGATGATCCTCGGCGGGGTGACCCTCCTGATCACCGGCGTCCTGCGGGAGCGGCACGAGGTGCAGCGCAGGCTGACCGAGCAGGAGACGATCAGCGAGGCCGAGCGCGGCCGGCGGACGCTGCTGGAGGAGCGCGCCCGTATCGCACGCGAGCTGCACGACGTGGTGGCGCACCACATGTCCGTCATCACGGTGCAGGCGGACACCGCGGAGTACCGGCTCGCCGAACTGCCGCCGGAGGTGCGCGGGGAGTTCACGTCCATCGCGGCGACCGCGCGCGAGTCGCTGGGCGAGATGCGCCGGCTCCTCGGGGTGCTGCGCAACGAGGAGACGCACGGCGAGGTCGCGCCGCAGCCGGACCTGGCGCAGATCGGGCAGTTGGTGGCGGCCACGGAGCGGGCCGGCGGGCCCGTGGAGTTCACCCCCTGCGACGCCGACGTGCCGGAGGCGGTGGGGCTGTCCGCGTACCGCATCGTCCAGGAGGCGCTGGCGAACGTCGTACGGCACGCGCCGGGCGCCGCGACGCGGGTGTCGCTGTCGGACGGCGGCGACGGGCTCACCGTCCTCGTCGTCAACGGGCCGCCGCCCGAACTGCGCGCCGCGCCGCTGGAGCAGAGCGGCACCGGGCACGGCCTCGTCGGCATGCGCGAGCGGGTCCGGCTCGTCGACGGCACCTTCGAGGCGGGCCCGCTGCCGGACGGCGGCTTTCGGGTCGCGGCCCACCTCCCCCTGAACGGAAAGGACACCGGGTGA
- a CDS encoding ABC transporter permease, whose translation MTPAAPPAAPGGRPRPARLAPLDVLRAGSSGLRSRPLRVFLSALGIAIGIAAMTGVVGISTSSTEELDRKLDALGTNLLTVAPGESFGGGNAHLPPEAVEMIGDIAPVQSVSAVGLTEARVYRNDHIPAEETGGIGVYAAHTGLPATVGARVTAGRWLNTADTGYPAVVLGPDAAAQLAVHAAGPDVQVWLGEQWFTVVGLLAPTELAPELDAAALIGWPAAEQEAGFDGYATTLYTRTDESAVAEVQAVLGATANPREPTSVEVSRPSDALAAKDATDDALNGLLLGLGAVALLVGGVGVANTMVISVLERRAEIGLRRSLGATRGQIRTQFLCESLLLSALGGVGGVLLGIGVTAGYATYQGWPAVVPLWAIAGGVGATLAIGALAGFYPAVRAARLPPTEALAAT comes from the coding sequence ATGACCCCCGCCGCACCACCGGCCGCCCCCGGCGGGCGCCCCCGCCCCGCCCGGCTCGCCCCGCTCGACGTGCTGCGCGCCGGCAGTTCCGGGCTGCGCTCGCGACCCCTGCGGGTGTTCCTCTCCGCGCTCGGCATCGCCATCGGCATCGCGGCCATGACCGGTGTCGTCGGCATCTCCACGTCCTCGACCGAGGAGCTGGACCGCAAGCTCGACGCGCTGGGCACCAACCTGCTCACCGTCGCGCCCGGTGAGAGCTTCGGCGGCGGCAACGCCCATCTGCCTCCGGAGGCCGTCGAGATGATCGGAGACATCGCCCCCGTCCAGTCCGTCTCAGCCGTCGGCCTGACCGAGGCCCGGGTCTACCGCAACGACCACATACCGGCCGAGGAGACCGGCGGCATCGGCGTCTACGCGGCGCACACCGGCCTGCCCGCGACCGTCGGCGCCCGGGTCACCGCCGGCCGCTGGCTGAACACCGCCGACACCGGTTACCCGGCCGTCGTGCTCGGCCCCGACGCGGCGGCCCAGCTCGCCGTGCACGCCGCCGGCCCCGACGTGCAGGTCTGGCTGGGCGAGCAGTGGTTCACCGTCGTCGGCCTGCTCGCCCCCACGGAGCTGGCACCCGAACTCGACGCCGCCGCCCTCATCGGCTGGCCGGCCGCGGAGCAGGAGGCCGGCTTCGACGGCTACGCCACCACCCTCTACACCCGCACCGACGAATCGGCGGTGGCAGAGGTCCAGGCCGTACTCGGCGCCACGGCGAACCCGCGGGAGCCGACCTCCGTCGAGGTCTCCCGTCCTTCCGACGCGCTTGCGGCGAAGGACGCCACCGACGACGCGCTGAACGGGCTCCTGCTCGGACTCGGGGCGGTGGCGCTGCTGGTCGGCGGCGTCGGGGTGGCCAACACCATGGTCATCTCGGTGCTGGAGCGGCGCGCGGAGATCGGCCTGCGCCGCTCCCTGGGCGCCACCCGGGGGCAGATCCGCACCCAGTTCCTGTGCGAGTCGCTGCTGTTGTCCGCCCTCGGCGGGGTCGGCGGTGTGCTGCTGGGCATCGGCGTCACCGCCGGCTACGCCACGTACCAGGGCTGGCCCGCCGTCGTACCCCTCTGGGCGATTGCCGGCGGGGTCGGCGCCACCCTCGCCATCGGCGCGCTCGCGGGCTTCTACCCCGCCGTCCGCGCCGCCCGCCTGCCGCCGACGGAGGCCCTCGCGGCCACGTGA
- a CDS encoding enoyl-CoA hydratase-related protein has product MEHVKIERDGKDGAVVTARLHRPAVLNALSGALMEELTGALGELDADPDVGCFVVTGSERAFAAGADIREMATKSAVEMAEEDYFAGWDAFCALRTPTVAAVSGYALGGGCELAMMCDLIVAADSAVFGQPELSLGVIPGIGGTQRLIRAVGKAKAMDLILTGRTMDAAEAERAGLVARVVPADRLADEAHEVASAIAARSTTAVRAAREAVGRAQELPLREGLLFERRLFHALFATSDQKEGMRAFLEKREPRFSGR; this is encoded by the coding sequence GTGGAACACGTGAAGATCGAGAGGGACGGGAAGGACGGAGCCGTGGTGACGGCCCGGCTGCACCGGCCCGCGGTACTCAACGCGCTCAGCGGCGCGCTGATGGAGGAACTGACCGGGGCACTCGGCGAACTCGACGCCGACCCGGACGTCGGCTGCTTCGTCGTCACCGGCTCCGAACGCGCCTTCGCCGCCGGCGCCGACATCCGGGAGATGGCGACGAAGTCGGCGGTCGAGATGGCGGAGGAGGACTACTTCGCCGGCTGGGACGCCTTCTGCGCCCTGCGCACCCCGACCGTGGCGGCGGTCAGCGGCTACGCGCTGGGCGGCGGCTGCGAGCTGGCGATGATGTGCGACCTCATCGTCGCCGCCGACTCCGCGGTGTTCGGCCAGCCGGAGCTCTCCCTCGGGGTGATCCCCGGCATCGGCGGCACCCAGCGCCTGATCCGGGCCGTGGGCAAGGCGAAGGCCATGGACCTGATCCTCACCGGCCGGACCATGGACGCCGCGGAGGCCGAGCGTGCCGGCCTGGTCGCCCGCGTCGTCCCGGCGGACCGGCTCGCCGACGAGGCGCACGAGGTGGCGTCCGCCATCGCGGCCCGCAGCACCACGGCGGTACGGGCGGCCCGCGAGGCCGTCGGCCGGGCGCAGGAGCTGCCGCTGCGGGAAGGGCTGCTGTTCGAACGGCGGCTGTTCCACGCCCTGTTCGCCACCAGCGACCAGAAGGAGGGTATGCGCGCCTTCCTGGAGAAGCGCGAGCCGCGCTTCTCCGGCCGGTAG
- a CDS encoding response regulator transcription factor, whose amino-acid sequence MTTRVIIVDDQAMVRAGFAALLAAQSDIDVVGEAPDGAAGVELSRRTHPDVVLMDVRMPEMDGLEAARRILTPPAGDGGTAHAVQAVGDHRPRVLMLTTFDVDDYVYEALRAGASGFLLKDAPPADLIAAVRVVASGDALLAPSVTRRLIADFARQRPAGRGKPALRLKALTERETEVLTLVARGRSNAEIAETLVLAEQTVKTHVSRVLTKLDLRDRAQAVVIAYESGLVAPGE is encoded by the coding sequence GTGACGACGCGCGTCATCATCGTCGACGACCAGGCCATGGTGCGGGCCGGCTTCGCCGCACTGCTGGCCGCCCAGAGCGACATCGACGTCGTGGGGGAGGCCCCCGACGGTGCCGCGGGCGTGGAGCTGAGCCGGCGTACCCATCCCGACGTCGTGCTGATGGACGTCCGCATGCCCGAGATGGACGGCCTGGAGGCCGCCCGCCGCATCCTCACCCCGCCCGCGGGGGATGGGGGCACCGCCCACGCCGTTCAGGCTGTGGGGGATCACCGGCCGCGGGTGCTGATGCTCACCACGTTCGACGTGGACGACTACGTCTACGAGGCGCTGCGGGCGGGGGCGAGCGGCTTCCTGCTGAAGGACGCGCCGCCGGCGGACCTCATCGCGGCGGTACGGGTCGTGGCCTCGGGCGACGCGCTGCTCGCCCCGTCGGTCACCCGGCGGCTCATCGCCGACTTCGCCCGGCAGCGGCCCGCCGGCCGGGGCAAGCCCGCGCTGCGGCTGAAGGCCCTGACGGAGCGCGAGACCGAGGTGCTGACCCTGGTCGCCCGCGGCCGGTCCAACGCGGAGATCGCGGAGACCCTGGTGCTGGCGGAGCAGACGGTGAAGACGCACGTCAGCCGGGTCCTGACCAAGCTCGACCTGCGCGACCGCGCCCAGGCGGTCGTCATCGCGTACGAATCGGGGCTGGTCGCCCCCGGCGAGTAG
- a CDS encoding amino acid adenylation domain-containing protein, which translates to MTHTPDSHALATATNHLPDADRRLFRQFGRGPASTPPYRLIHRPIEEHAAARPDAVAAEHLGETLTYGELDRHAERLAAVLTGCGVGAGDTVGVFLRRSLPMLVGLLGTLKAGAAYVPQDVGVAPAAQLRHVMRTARTKVVLTVSDFAGLVPVPEGTILVNVDEVMSGALPPSPAYPLRNSPGGRRPAVPDDPCYVLFTSGTTGTPNGVVVTHRNVCNIVLTEPGSLGIRPGLRVAQLLNIAFDMASWEILGCLAHGATLLVRGRDIAATAERADVLIATPTVLSRIDPARCARVRTVAVAGEPCPVPLADAWAGTATFYNCCGPTETTIVNTMHRHTPGTGLTIGRPTPNNTVYVLDDRLRPLPIGEIGEMWAGGDCVSAGYLDYPSLNAERYAPDPFIGGGRMMFRTRDLGRWTPEGELEHLGRTDDQVKVRGFRVELDSVSAVLESVPGCRQAVTLQRDGHSLVSFVTPADVDTDAARRAVAAALPYYCTPAEVHALDALPVTARGKTDKALLRRLATAAPVAALTPAVTQGAVS; encoded by the coding sequence GTGACGCATACGCCCGACTCCCACGCTCTCGCGACAGCCACGAACCACCTGCCCGACGCCGACCGCCGGCTCTTCCGGCAGTTCGGCCGGGGCCCCGCGAGCACACCGCCGTACCGGCTCATCCACCGGCCCATCGAGGAGCACGCCGCCGCCCGGCCCGATGCCGTCGCCGCCGAGCACCTGGGCGAGACCCTCACCTACGGCGAACTCGACCGGCACGCCGAGCGGCTGGCCGCCGTGCTGACCGGCTGCGGCGTCGGCGCGGGCGACACCGTGGGGGTGTTCCTACGCCGCTCGTTACCCATGCTGGTCGGCTTGCTGGGGACGCTGAAGGCGGGCGCCGCCTACGTGCCGCAGGACGTCGGCGTGGCCCCGGCGGCGCAGCTTCGCCACGTGATGCGCACCGCCCGGACCAAGGTCGTCCTGACCGTCTCGGACTTCGCCGGCCTCGTACCGGTGCCGGAGGGAACCATCCTCGTCAACGTCGACGAGGTGATGTCCGGGGCACTCCCTCCGAGCCCGGCGTACCCGCTCCGGAACTCACCGGGCGGGCGGCGGCCCGCGGTCCCGGACGACCCCTGCTACGTGCTGTTCACCTCCGGCACCACCGGGACCCCCAACGGCGTCGTCGTCACCCACCGCAACGTCTGCAACATCGTGCTCACCGAGCCCGGCAGCCTGGGCATCCGCCCCGGCCTGCGCGTGGCTCAGCTCCTCAACATCGCCTTCGACATGGCGTCCTGGGAGATCCTCGGCTGCCTCGCACACGGCGCCACGCTGCTCGTCCGGGGCCGCGACATCGCCGCCACCGCGGAGCGCGCCGACGTGCTGATCGCGACCCCGACCGTGCTGAGCCGGATCGACCCGGCCCGCTGTGCCCGCGTGCGCACCGTCGCCGTCGCGGGCGAACCCTGCCCCGTGCCCCTCGCCGACGCCTGGGCGGGGACGGCCACCTTCTACAACTGCTGCGGTCCGACCGAGACCACCATCGTCAACACGATGCACCGGCACACGCCGGGCACCGGGCTCACGATCGGCCGCCCCACTCCCAACAACACCGTCTACGTCCTCGACGACCGGCTGCGCCCGCTGCCCATCGGCGAGATAGGCGAGATGTGGGCCGGCGGCGACTGCGTCTCGGCCGGCTACCTCGACTACCCGTCCCTGAACGCGGAGCGGTACGCGCCCGACCCCTTCATCGGCGGCGGGCGGATGATGTTCCGCACCCGCGACCTGGGCCGCTGGACCCCGGAAGGCGAGCTGGAGCACCTCGGGCGCACCGACGACCAGGTCAAGGTGCGCGGCTTCCGTGTCGAGCTCGACTCCGTCTCCGCCGTGCTGGAGTCCGTCCCCGGCTGCCGGCAGGCGGTCACGCTGCAGCGAGACGGGCACAGCCTGGTGTCCTTCGTGACCCCGGCGGACGTGGACACGGACGCGGCGCGGCGTGCCGTTGCCGCGGCGCTGCCGTACTACTGCACACCGGCGGAGGTGCACGCGCTCGACGCGCTGCCCGTCACCGCGCGCGGCAAGACGGACAAGGCGCTCCTGCGGCGCCTGGCCACCGCGGCCCCGGTGGCGGCCCTCACCCCCGCCGTCACGCAGGGAGCCGTGTCATGA
- a CDS encoding ABC transporter permease, with protein MMRPNGLARAAVRFKPASFAGTFVVLMMSALIVTACGILLETGLRASVPAERYEKAPVVAAADQYEYVVTGSGEDLEKEAVPLPDTARLDAGLAAKAAGAPGVQEAVADFTFPVRTGDGPLTAHGWGSHAFTGTELTAGGAPGTGEVVLDAAAARAADAGVGDTVALETAAGKQDFRVAGLAEAGAGDTARDSGEPGSLAWFADSQAPELAGHPGKADAVAVLAKDGTDADTLAGSVKKALAGSAAQVHVGDDRGAVEDPGLAYGKDTLFGIGGPFGGVAAIVAVFTAAGTVALSVSQRAREFALLRAVGATPRQIRRAVSAEALVVAPLAGILGTLPGIGLAHWWFGQLQDRGAVPEAVDLHVSGLPLLAAVGAGLLTALGAGWAAGRRPAKMKPGQALTEASMERTRPGVVRTALGVVALAGGAMLTGVAANSSGDDAAGASLGVVMSFMLAVGLLGPLLARLCARLFGLPLRAAGASAHLAAANSRTHARRLASAITPIALAMAFASTLVFMNTSENHAADEQLRAGVTADHVVTDPAGLPADAAADAARAPGVDTAVGVLNTRVLVPVGSGEFKSLLGAATQGVTSAEKLAKVQDLDVREGSLDRLGKDRIAIDRTLASSAGVSVGERLPLYLPDGTKADPEVVSVYGRGLGLGTVTMDRAALDGHVTSGFDTTLLVRGGDARALGELGEVTDAAGYAAEKSLDAKLGSWSNKTMAAVLGGFAAVAAVNTLVMTVLDRRRELGTLRLVGSTRRQVLAMLRWEGALVSAVGVVVGSAIAAATLFPMMSGLTGTAPYVPPLVYGSFVAGAGGLALLAVTLPARAVLRRRS; from the coding sequence ATGATGCGCCCCAACGGACTCGCCCGCGCCGCCGTCCGCTTCAAGCCCGCCTCGTTCGCCGGGACCTTCGTCGTGCTGATGATGTCGGCGCTGATCGTCACGGCCTGCGGCATCCTGCTCGAAACCGGCCTGCGCGCCTCGGTGCCCGCCGAGCGGTACGAGAAGGCACCGGTCGTCGCGGCGGCCGACCAGTACGAGTACGTGGTCACGGGCAGCGGCGAGGACCTGGAGAAGGAGGCCGTCCCGCTGCCGGACACGGCACGCCTCGACGCCGGGCTGGCGGCGAAGGCCGCCGGGGCGCCGGGCGTGCAGGAGGCGGTGGCGGACTTCACCTTCCCGGTACGGACCGGGGACGGCCCGCTGACCGCGCACGGCTGGGGCTCGCACGCCTTCACCGGCACGGAACTCACGGCCGGCGGCGCACCCGGTACCGGCGAAGTGGTGCTCGACGCCGCCGCGGCCCGCGCCGCGGACGCCGGCGTCGGCGACACCGTCGCGCTGGAGACCGCCGCCGGGAAGCAGGACTTCCGCGTCGCGGGCCTCGCCGAGGCCGGCGCCGGGGACACCGCACGGGACAGCGGCGAGCCGGGCTCCCTGGCCTGGTTCGCCGACAGCCAGGCACCCGAGCTCGCCGGCCACCCCGGCAAGGCGGACGCCGTCGCCGTACTGGCGAAGGACGGCACCGACGCCGACACCCTCGCCGGTTCTGTGAAGAAGGCCCTGGCCGGCTCCGCCGCCCAGGTGCACGTCGGCGACGACCGCGGCGCCGTCGAGGACCCGGGCCTGGCCTACGGCAAGGACACGCTCTTCGGCATCGGCGGCCCCTTCGGCGGGGTCGCCGCCATCGTCGCGGTCTTCACCGCGGCCGGGACCGTGGCGCTGTCCGTCTCCCAGCGGGCCCGCGAGTTCGCGCTCCTGCGCGCCGTCGGCGCCACCCCGCGGCAGATCCGCCGCGCGGTCTCGGCCGAGGCGCTGGTCGTCGCGCCGCTCGCCGGGATCCTCGGCACCCTGCCCGGCATCGGGCTCGCGCACTGGTGGTTCGGGCAGCTCCAGGACCGCGGCGCGGTCCCGGAGGCGGTCGACCTGCACGTCTCGGGGCTGCCGCTGCTCGCCGCGGTCGGGGCCGGGCTGCTCACCGCGCTCGGCGCCGGCTGGGCGGCGGGGCGGCGGCCGGCGAAGATGAAGCCGGGCCAGGCGCTCACCGAGGCGTCGATGGAACGGACGCGGCCGGGCGTGGTCCGTACCGCACTCGGCGTCGTCGCCCTCGCCGGCGGCGCGATGCTCACGGGCGTCGCGGCCAACTCCTCCGGCGACGACGCGGCCGGCGCCTCCCTCGGCGTCGTGATGAGCTTCATGCTCGCCGTCGGGCTGCTCGGCCCGCTGCTGGCGCGGCTGTGCGCACGCCTCTTCGGCCTGCCGCTGCGGGCCGCTGGTGCGTCCGCGCACCTGGCCGCCGCCAACTCCCGTACCCACGCCCGCCGGCTCGCGTCCGCCATCACCCCGATCGCGCTCGCGATGGCCTTCGCCTCGACGCTCGTCTTCATGAACACGAGCGAGAACCACGCCGCCGACGAGCAACTGCGCGCGGGCGTCACCGCGGACCACGTGGTGACGGACCCGGCGGGGCTGCCGGCGGACGCGGCGGCCGACGCCGCCCGCGCACCGGGCGTGGACACGGCGGTCGGGGTGCTCAACACCCGGGTGCTGGTGCCGGTCGGCTCCGGCGAGTTCAAGTCGCTGCTGGGTGCGGCCACCCAGGGGGTCACCTCCGCCGAGAAGCTGGCGAAGGTGCAGGACCTGGACGTACGCGAAGGCAGCCTGGACCGGCTCGGCAAGGACCGGATCGCCATCGACAGGACCCTGGCGTCCTCGGCGGGCGTCTCCGTCGGCGAGCGGCTGCCGCTCTACCTGCCGGACGGCACGAAGGCCGACCCGGAGGTCGTCTCGGTCTACGGCCGCGGCCTGGGCCTCGGCACCGTGACGATGGACCGGGCGGCCCTGGACGGGCACGTCACCTCGGGCTTCGACACGACGCTGCTGGTCCGGGGCGGGGACGCGCGGGCGCTCGGCGAGCTGGGCGAGGTCACCGACGCGGCGGGCTACGCCGCCGAGAAGAGCCTCGACGCGAAGCTGGGCTCCTGGTCCAACAAGACCATGGCCGCGGTTCTCGGCGGCTTCGCCGCCGTCGCCGCCGTCAACACGCTGGTGATGACGGTCCTCGACCGCCGCCGTGAGCTGGGCACGCTGCGCCTCGTCGGCTCCACCCGGCGCCAGGTGCTGGCGATGCTCCGCTGGGAGGGCGCGCTGGTCTCGGCGGTGGGCGTGGTCGTCGGCTCGGCGATCGCCGCCGCCACGCTGTTCCCGATGATGAGCGGCCTGACCGGCACGGCGCCCTACGTGCCGCCGCTCGTGTACGGGTCCTTCGTGGCCGGCGCGGGCGGCCTGGCGCTGCTCGCGGTCACCCTCCCGGCGCGGGCGGTACTGCGCCGCCGGTCGTAG
- a CDS encoding ABC transporter ATP-binding protein, with the protein MRLRGSKRHTADHRPAAGGGPEAPAAEAPAATPGLAVELRGVRRQYGRGSGAVHALAGVDLALPRGTFTAVMGPSGSGKSTFLQCAAGLDRPTAGSVRLGGTEITGMKENELTELRRSRLGFVFQAFNLLPSLTVEQNVLLPLRLAGKHRNRGRADAVLAQVGLADKARRRPDELSGGQQQRVAIARALVTSPDVIFADEPTGALDTATAADVLGLLRHAVDSPPSSRLRSNRGYPHGATVVMVTHDPAAAAWADQVLFLADGAFADRLAGGSAAQIAARMAGLGARTGARPAGPAPRDETMAGVPA; encoded by the coding sequence ATGAGACTGCGTGGCAGCAAGAGGCACACGGCGGACCACCGGCCGGCGGCCGGCGGCGGGCCGGAGGCCCCGGCCGCCGAGGCCCCGGCCGCCACCCCGGGACTCGCCGTGGAGCTGCGCGGCGTGCGGCGGCAGTACGGCCGCGGCAGCGGCGCCGTGCACGCACTGGCGGGCGTCGACCTCGCCCTCCCGCGCGGCACGTTCACCGCGGTGATGGGCCCCTCCGGGTCCGGCAAGTCGACGTTCCTGCAGTGCGCCGCCGGCCTCGACCGGCCGACGGCCGGATCCGTGCGCCTCGGCGGCACGGAGATCACCGGCATGAAGGAGAACGAGCTCACCGAGCTGCGGCGCAGCCGCCTCGGCTTCGTCTTCCAGGCGTTCAACCTGCTGCCCTCCCTGACCGTGGAGCAGAACGTGCTGCTGCCCCTGCGCCTCGCCGGGAAGCACCGGAACCGGGGCCGGGCGGACGCGGTGCTGGCGCAGGTCGGGCTCGCCGACAAGGCGCGGCGCCGGCCGGACGAGCTGTCCGGCGGGCAGCAGCAGCGCGTGGCCATCGCCCGCGCCCTGGTCACCAGCCCCGACGTGATCTTCGCCGACGAGCCCACCGGCGCCCTCGACACCGCCACGGCCGCCGACGTACTCGGCCTGCTGCGGCACGCCGTCGACAGTCCCCCGAGCTCTCGGCTTCGCTCGAACAGGGGGTACCCCCATGGCGCCACCGTCGTGATGGTCACCCACGACCCGGCCGCCGCCGCCTGGGCGGACCAGGTGCTCTTCCTCGCGGACGGCGCCTTCGCCGACCGGCTCGCCGGCGGCTCCGCCGCGCAGATCGCGGCGCGGATGGCGGGGCTCGGCGCCCGTACCGGCGCCCGCCCCGCCGGACCCGCCCCGCGCGACGAGACCATGGCGGGGGTGCCGGCATGA